In the Flavobacteriales bacterium genome, TTGTATGTCTATTAGGTCATTGGTTGGATTGGCTGGAGTTTCGAGATATACCATGGCCAACTTTTCACTTTTGCCGGATGCCTGAAGTTCTGCCCACAACGTTTCCGGATCATCATCCGGCATGAAGCCCATCACCTCAATACCATATCGGGTGAGTACCTCACGGATAAAGTGTTCGCTTCCACCGTACACCGGGTTGCTATACAGGAGCAGATCCCCGGGATTAAGAAACTCCATCAGGCAGGTAGTGATTGCAGACATACCACTTTCAAACACGGCGCAGTCCTCCGCATCATCCCAGAGCGCCAGTCGGTTTTCAAGGATTTCCAGATCGGGATTGTTCAGCCGGCTATAGATCAGACCGGGCTGTTCAAATTCTTCCCGCTCCCGAAGGCCATAGGCCAGTTCAAAGAACGCCTTTCCCTGCGCTGCGTTCCTGAACACAAAGGTGGATGTTTGGAAAATGGGACATTTGATGGACCCTTCTGAGAGTTGCGGGTCATATCCATAGGACATCATCAGGCTTTCCGGCGCCTGGGCCTTGCGTTGCTTTTTCATAAGTAATTCGTTTCCAACAAAATTACAATGTGTAGATTTTTTGTCATATACTTGGACTTATATATAGATAAATATCCTTTATATTTTGAATTTAAATCTATTAATTTCCAAACCATGGTTACAAAAACCGGAGATACAGAAAAAAAATCCGGGGGTTGGGCCCCGGACAAGACCGACCGGAAGATATTAGGACTGCTACAGGACAACGCCAAACTAACCATCAAAGAGATCGGCTCCAGGCTTCACCTGACACATACACCGGTGTTCGAGCGCATCAAGCGCCTGGAGCGCTCGGGGGTGATCAAACAATATGTAGCGGTGGTAGACAGGGTGAAGGCGGGTTATCATGTGGTGGTATTCTGCTCCGTGTCTCTTGACACCCACAAGGCGGAGTTTATCAAGACCTTTGAGACCCAGATCCAGCAATTAGAGGAGGTCAGGGAGTGTTACCATGTTGCCGGCCTGAACGACT is a window encoding:
- a CDS encoding Lrp/AsnC family transcriptional regulator — translated: MVTKTGDTEKKSGGWAPDKTDRKILGLLQDNAKLTIKEIGSRLHLTHTPVFERIKRLERSGVIKQYVAVVDRVKAGYHVVVFCSVSLDTHKAEFIKTFETQIQQLEEVRECYHVAGLNDYLLKVVVTDMEAYQQFLSKKLASLDHVGKVISSMVMSEIKHSYRMIP